The Phoenix dactylifera cultivar Barhee BC4 unplaced genomic scaffold, palm_55x_up_171113_PBpolish2nd_filt_p 001002F, whole genome shotgun sequence genome segment AAGGCCACAAACCGGTCGCCTCATCAGCATTTTCATGGAGGATGGTGGGGGTAGCCTTGGGCGAAGGCGCCGGCGATGGCGTGGTCATTGCCGGCGTGGAAGGCGGCAAGGTCAGAGGAGACCAGTGATACTTCACTAATTTATACaaacaaaaatacaaaaagaaaataccAAACAGGCTTTTATAtggatttatatttatttgtatGCCAAGTACACTGTTCATCCaaatcaaagaaaggtggaACAGCCAGGCTACAGCCCAGTTTATGATCCATCTTGTTTATTGTCGATAACTACTTAACTAGACCACTATCCTTATTGATCAACACTTTCTGAAATCTTGGATCTTAATACAAGAGCTAAGCATTAGCCAACAGAGCCTGTGCTTGCGTCTCATACTGAAAGGAGCCCTTGGCTTTGGAGCTATCAGCAGACCATATGAAGATGCCAAAAAGTCTTCCCTGATTCTGCAGCGTCTGACAAGCATCAAAGAAGCCATTTTCTGGAGTCAGTCCTTTGCTATCGTCAGAAATCAAACTGGTCagtattttccctccttgaTAATTGGAGCTCTGAGTATCATAATAGCCTAAAAATTGCGATACCGTCGTGCTTTTAGGATACCCATAGAATTGGAAGTTCACGTAGTCTATAACATTGGAGTACTTCGCCCACAAAGCTTTGTAATAGGTCTGGAGTGGCTCATCTTCGTATGGAGCTATCGAAGCAAACTTTATCACTCCATTGTTCTTCAACGTCGTGATAAGCCTTCCAATGCATTCCGCAAAGGTGTCTGCATTGGCACTGGAAATGAAGTTTTCGTAGTCGATATCGATACCATCAAGATGGTATTGCTGAATGATGCTGGTGAGTGAAGAGACTGCGTTGCTAACCCAAGAGTCTGTAGATGTAGGATGGAAGGTGGCAGGAATATCGCCGACGCTGTACCCACCGAGGCTAAGAGCAACCTTCACGTTGCTGTGACTTTGTTTGATGGAGGCGACTGCAGAAGGGGAGAGATTGACGGTGTCCCAGAAGACGTTGAATTGGCC includes the following:
- the LOC103697688 gene encoding chitinase 2-like, yielding MATAENSNLFREYIGAQDKGVKFTDVPINSNVQFHFILAFAIDYTTSNPPSPTNGQFNVFWDTVNLSPSAVASIKQSHSNVKVALSLGGYSVGDIPATFHPTSTDSWVSNAVSSLTSIIQQYHLDGIDIDYENFISSANADTFAECIGRLITTLKNNGVIKFASIAPYEDEPLQTYYKALWAKYSNVIDYVNFQFYGYPKSTTVSQFLGYYDTQSSNYQGGKILTSLISDDSKGLTPENGFFDACQTLQNQGRLFGIFIWSADSSKAKGSFQYETQAQALLANA